A single region of the Lycium barbarum isolate Lr01 chromosome 2, ASM1917538v2, whole genome shotgun sequence genome encodes:
- the LOC132622482 gene encoding WAT1-related protein At1g43650 isoform X2, whose amino-acid sequence MVLKRYQPYLAMLSIQLLYAGMALFSKASMSNGMNPYVFVVYRQAFATLALAPFAIFLESNKTASLSFTLLVKIFFMSLFGITLSLDLCYVSLGYISATFASASTNTIPVITFILALCFRMESICYKQSHGIAKIIGSVVCVTGAVVYAFVNGPPLYPESHKEVHYQTSIGTPKGEWTKGSIIMLSANTMWSLYLILQGPIMKQYPAKLRLTTLQCLFSCIQSAIWAISVKRDIAAWKLGCAGHWAIILAKSMGNRDKRTSFYSYVYPNSFNIYSLFFIYLLEGDSSFGKCLWSNIASDGTLWCFVG is encoded by the exons ATGGTTTTGAAGAGATATCAACCCTACTTGGCAATGCTCTCTATACAATTATTATATGCAGGCATGGCTTTGTTTTCTAAAGCATCCATGTCCAATGGCATGAACCCttacgtgtttgtggtttatcgACAAGCATTCGCAACCCTAGCCTTGGCTCCCTTCGCTATTTTCCTCGAAag TAACAAGACAGCTTCCCTTTCATTCACCTTACTAGTGAAGATATTCTTTATGTCCTTATTTGG GATTACTTTGAGCCTGGATCTATGCTATGTTTCACTAGGTTACATATCAGCGACATTTGCATCTGCAAGCACTAACACAATCCCTGTTATTACCTTCATCTTAGCTTTATGCTTCAG GATGGAGAGCATTTGTTACAAGCAAAGCCATGGAATAGCTAAGATTATTGGTTCAGTTGTGTGCGTTACTGGGGCTGTAGTTTATGCTTTTGTGAATGGACCTCCTTTATATCCAGAAAGTCATAAAGAAGTTCATTATCAAACTTCAATTGGCACCCCCAAAGGGGAATGGACTAAAGGTTCTATCATCATGCTCTCAGCCAATACCATGTGGTCATTGTACCTTATTCTCCAG GGTCCAATTATGAAACAATATCCAGCAAAATTAAGGCTTACAACTCTTCAATGCCTCTTTAGCTGCATTCAATCTGCAATTTGGGCTATTTCAGTAAAGAGGGACATTGCTGCATGGAAATTAG GGTGTGCTGGTCACTGGGCTATCATATTGGCTAAGAGCATGGGTAATAGAGATAAAAGGACCAGTTTTTACAGCTATGTTTACCCCAATAGCTTTAATATTTACAGCCTTTTTTTCATCTATCTTTTGGAAGGAGACTCCTCATTTGGGAAG TGTTTGTGGAGCAATATTGCTAGTGATGGGACTTTATGGTGTTTTGTGGGGTAA
- the LOC132622482 gene encoding WAT1-related protein At1g43650 isoform X1 produces MVLKRYQPYLAMLSIQLLYAGMALFSKASMSNGMNPYVFVVYRQAFATLALAPFAIFLESNKTASLSFTLLVKIFFMSLFGITLSLDLCYVSLGYISATFASASTNTIPVITFILALCFRMESICYKQSHGIAKIIGSVVCVTGAVVYAFVNGPPLYPESHKEVHYQTSIGTPKGEWTKGSIIMLSANTMWSLYLILQGPIMKQYPAKLRLTTLQCLFSCIQSAIWAISVKRDIAAWKLGFNFNLLSVAYCGVLVTGLSYWLRAWVIEIKGPVFTAMFTPIALIFTAFFSSIFWKETPHLGSVCGAILLVMGLYGVLWGKQKEAECKKASQCKGEITSI; encoded by the exons ATGGTTTTGAAGAGATATCAACCCTACTTGGCAATGCTCTCTATACAATTATTATATGCAGGCATGGCTTTGTTTTCTAAAGCATCCATGTCCAATGGCATGAACCCttacgtgtttgtggtttatcgACAAGCATTCGCAACCCTAGCCTTGGCTCCCTTCGCTATTTTCCTCGAAag TAACAAGACAGCTTCCCTTTCATTCACCTTACTAGTGAAGATATTCTTTATGTCCTTATTTGG GATTACTTTGAGCCTGGATCTATGCTATGTTTCACTAGGTTACATATCAGCGACATTTGCATCTGCAAGCACTAACACAATCCCTGTTATTACCTTCATCTTAGCTTTATGCTTCAG GATGGAGAGCATTTGTTACAAGCAAAGCCATGGAATAGCTAAGATTATTGGTTCAGTTGTGTGCGTTACTGGGGCTGTAGTTTATGCTTTTGTGAATGGACCTCCTTTATATCCAGAAAGTCATAAAGAAGTTCATTATCAAACTTCAATTGGCACCCCCAAAGGGGAATGGACTAAAGGTTCTATCATCATGCTCTCAGCCAATACCATGTGGTCATTGTACCTTATTCTCCAG GGTCCAATTATGAAACAATATCCAGCAAAATTAAGGCTTACAACTCTTCAATGCCTCTTTAGCTGCATTCAATCTGCAATTTGGGCTATTTCAGTAAAGAGGGACATTGCTGCATGGAAATTAGGTTTCAATTTCAATCTTCTCTCTGTGGCTTATTGT GGTGTGCTGGTCACTGGGCTATCATATTGGCTAAGAGCATGGGTAATAGAGATAAAAGGACCAGTTTTTACAGCTATGTTTACCCCAATAGCTTTAATATTTACAGCCTTTTTTTCATCTATCTTTTGGAAGGAGACTCCTCATTTGGGAAG TGTTTGTGGAGCAATATTGCTAGTGATGGGACTTTATGGTGTTTTGTGGGGTAAACAAAAGGAAGCAGAGTGCAAAAAGGCAAGTCAATGCAAAGGAGAAATTACCAGCATATAA